The Asterias amurensis chromosome 16, ASM3211899v1 genomic sequence AACCTTTCAAACATTCAGGATGCCAACTTAAaaaggttttgataccttttgtagatcaggtTTTTGATCAAGTAATGTGCCTTAAAGTTTCAGGTTATTCTTAATAGTTCCTTTGAGGTTGACATTGATTAGGTTTACTGGAGTGTAGAGGTTTAGACATTCCcttgttctttttttaatcaCAGGTATTGAAAGGTATATATATGTTTGGTTATGTAACACTAGTTCAGTGAAGTATCCAAGGTGATTAGGCAAAGTAGTTTAACAGCCAGAAGAACATTCCAAGTTTAGGATGTTGACCAGAGAGATCAAGCAAGAGAAGTAAGGTCACACTGCCCAGCCACTCTGCACTTCCACCTTGAATTCATGATGTGCCAGCAATGCCTAAGATGGAGTTGTGTCGGCACTCTATGCAAATCATGAGCCATTAAACCAAAAGCAAAGCACAGCGGGGAGAAATTTGTCACCATAACATCTGAACCAGATATTCGGCGGGCAGAACCACCAATGGATTGACTGTAAGTTAAACAACTTATTTATTGACTATAACTGATATATTTTCATTGCATTTTGTGTGAATAATTCCCACCAAAAAACTGTGTTGTTAAACTAGAGTTAATTTAGAATGGAGTTATAGGTACaagaaactgttttatttgcttGAGACAATATTGAGAAAGGTGTGATAGAGAAGCGCTGTATTCCAAAACgattattattttcaaagttTGTTCAGAAGAACCATAGACAATCAGattattatgtgttatttattattacaaactGTTGTTTAGATGGCACAGAGTATGCACCAAGATGCCCAGGGACATGAACGCCTAATCActatgaatgaagatgtatggaACATACACCtgcagaagtttcagctttatttGTCGTCTAGGCCAAATAAGTGCATAGAAATAGCTTTTTTTagtttacatgtagttttttagaaaaaaaggagAGACACACTGCtgcacatcagcaagtaatattttaagggaagctttctaccatcattttctttaaaccaaattaataaGCTTTCAGTGGACGTGTGTGTTTTGtatcgtacaaaaagtacccaaagcCTTTATTTCTGTTATTTCATAATGTAAATCAACAAAGTACTTTTATAGGAGACTAGTGGAAAGTGTCTGCAGGCATAAAGGGTATATTGTTACAATTTATAAGCAAGTCTGACATTACCTAATGTCCCTAAAAGTTTCATACTGGAAACATTGGCCCAGAAGCTCTTTGTTGGATATATTGTTACAGTTTGTTTAATAGCTAAGAACAATGGGTTTACTCAGCAAGTCTGACATTACCTAATGTACCTAATGAACCTAatgttttttctcaaaatctttttCCTGAAAATTTTATACTGGAAATAATGGCCTAAAAGCTCCTTGTACAAATAAAAACCTATCGTTGAGTAGACTATACagaaaccaaatttccattattaATGAAGTAAGAATTGGGAGTCTCCATCATGACGAAAGCAAATAAAAGTTGCCTATAAAAGAGGTAATCTTAATATAAAATTGTATAATTGTATAATACACTTGCATAATACACCATATAGGCATGCATTTACAATCATGAACAATACTTAAATATTTAAAGTGACTTTATCCAAAAGTTTGTTATGGGTCTCTGAGAAGAAAGAAGGTTGTAAGAGATGGACATTCGAGACTGCAAGTGGGTtgctgacaataaacattcggACAATAGCACAAGACAGGATAGAATGGGAAAAGCTTGTGTCCGCTCGCTGTGCAGTCAactgatgaagatgatgaataTGTCTCCACATTACAAGCAGCATTATGATAGAGAGATGACCCTTGGTAGTTAGGTAGCTTGGTATTATGTCTCCACATTACAAGCAGCATTATGATAGAGAGATGACCCTTGGTAGTTAGGTAGCTTGGTATTATGTCTCAACATTACAAGCAGCATTATGATAGAGAGATGACCCTTGGTAGTTAGGTAGCTTGGTATTATGTCTCCACATTACAAGCAGCATTATGATAGAGAGATGACCCTTGGTAGTTAGGTAGCTTGGTATTATGTCTCCACATTACAAGCAGCATTATGATAGAGAGATGACCCTTGGTAGTTAGGTAGCTTGGTATATTCACATAATGGACTCGTCACTCATCAAGACACTCATTTCTTTCCTTGGATTTCcttaagaaaaacaaagttgagacaaaatcaaaacatcAGTACAAATGTGAGTGATAAACAATACATAAGATGATGTAAGGAGAGTACAGCATTGATGTGTGATTCTCTTTTAATAGtgaggtcgtgggttcgaatcccactctaatcAATTCTTttatttcaacatgttcaagcaTATCAAATCTAATTGGCGGCCatgttggtgtagtggtgtcttgaaatcaaattaccTACCTTTTTTCGGTTTTattagggggaggggggggtcaAGGGATGGAAATGCACTTAAGGTGTACACACTTTGTATTAGCTTATATCACTTATTTATAGCACTAGTTTATAGTATTAATGTGCTAGTAATAGTTGCTAGTAATAGTCACTAGTAATAGTTTATAGTACTAGCCTATAgtagtatacacatattgactggcattgAAGTAACTAGTATTCGtttattcccccgagggactttgagtgaccagagaGGGACCCATTTccccgaggccgaaggccaaGGGAAGTAGggccctcttctggtcactcacaggcccaaAGGGggatagacgtacactagttaccgaattatgccagacAATAAATGTTTCATAACACAGCTCGgttttaaatgtgaaataagaacagataTCTGAAAAAGAAAGGACactttgtagttgctgttcattgttcaagtcaagagagggcgctgtgccgggcactattttcaaagactagtgcccgctcgggaactAGTACCCGCAAACTAGCGCGCGCGagcactagactatattagttcatcccacatgACCGTGTTTTAGCCAACCAGAAtgcagaacaagcaagaggtgtgttataatagtTTATAGTACTAGTTTATCAACCAGGCTGTGGGCCAATAACCAATCTAGTCTAAACACCCTGTTGTATCGACACATTTGAATAGATGATGATTTGACCATCACTTACCAAACCAGTAAAGTTCTTCTGCTTGAGTCGATACTTAAATGTTGCTTGTGATAACGCTCTGGTTAGGTCTGTGGCCAAAGCAGCATCTTCTTCAGAATTGACTTCTGGATCCGACTACGAAGAAAGGTCAAGTAAAAAGGGATAATGAGCTTGATCAAGTTTTACATCATATACAGGttaaaattccagttgaacctagctAACTTTGCTTTCTAACAtaattgtcattttgttttgactccataaattaGGGTGCCTTGTTAGTTCACAACGTATACAGAaaatcgtttaaaaaaaaatctttcaaaccatatgcatttcataacggtttcaaatgcttttcatagaccaacttgcccgatccaaggcaacgttttcctttaagataatgcaacttttttatttcaattatcaATAAACCAAAAAGGAAACTGAGTACAAATAACTCACAAGGGTATTGAGCAATGTATCACCTGATCTGGAACCTCCAGAAAAGACTTTACTGATGCCAATATTGCTTCCACTTgactgaataaaaaacaaaggcAGAAACTAAGTCAATAATACACAAGCTGAGATTTAGACTTCACAAAAATATGAGGGGAAAATACACCAGACTGAAggtctttttgtttttactggaccagaccAGACTCAAAATGAGAAAGTGTTTCACATTTGAGCTGTTTATTGAAACAGCACtaagagaagattgatctcTTTTAGTGGGAAAACTGTCAATACTCAACGGAATCCAAAGATATCTGGATTTACCAGTGTTAATTAAAAATGCAGTGATTATTAAAAAGGACTTATACAGTTGGaagtttacacaaatttgtgcaacaaggtttttttttccattattctcttgcaacttcaatgaccattgagaatactggtaattgacaattaccaaaggtgtccagtgcttaaaggcagtggacacttttggtagttactcaaaataattatcagcataaaaccttacttgctaacgagtaatggggagaggttgatagtataaaacattgtgagaagtaattttccacgaattttatttcgagacctcaagtttagaacttgaggtctttaaatcaagcatctgaaagcacacagtttcaatggtgtttttttctttcattagtatcttgcaactcctacgaccaatcaagctaaaattttcacaggtttgttattttatgcatatgttgagatacaccaagtgagaaaactggtctttgacaattaccaatagtgtccgttgTCTTTTAACTGTTACATGTTCAGTAATTGGGTATCATGTATAGTACTTACCCTAAGATAGTTGCTTAGAGGCATCATTATATCTCCAAATCGGCGTTGATGTTCTTGAGCTATAAATACATCACTACAGTAATGTCTGAGCTGGTCATTGGTCAAACATGTAGGTAATGGCATAGGTGAAACCCTGCAAGAATCAAATACGTCATAATATCACATTacacctcaaaaaaaaaaaatagtggtcTAGTTCAAAGGACTTTAGCATTaaacatctgacatcacacttcTAGGTTTGTGAATCTGCCTTGAGCCTTCAGCTATTCCTATCACCTCTGACctcgcattcatttcacatggagattcacAGTCAAATCCTACAGTATACATATAAAATACATGCCACTGATGCAGATAACTGATGTACttcacaaatttgtatgctttcagatgtctaataaAAGGCTACAGAACTGAAGTCTTTAGTGGagagagaaattacttctttcttaaaaaacttcagagggagctgtttcttgcATGTTGTACACtgtaaacagctctccattgctcgttcccaagtaagtttttatgctaacaatcattttgaataacTACCAATATCATCCAGTGCTTTAATACTATAACAAGTACTCACTGACTGAAAGCTGTGGATGGCATTGTTTTTGAGACATTTGAATGCCTCATTGAAGTGGACTGTTTATCATTTGAGATAGAAGCATCTTGCTGAAACTGACCGACGCCCATCGACGGTTGCTTTGAGATTAATACGGATGGAACATCACTTGAAGATGTCTGTAGGTTAGGAGCTACTACCTCAAATGAGAACACTTGGGATGGAAGAGGCGTTGCGTCTGTTGATTTCTTACTTGGCTGGAAAGTTGCTTTGGATTGATAAGTGAGTTGAGGTGAGGGTTGTGATGGTGTAGCGTCATCCATTGATGGTGTGTCTGGAGATGATGCCTCATCTGTCTGGCTGTCTGGAGGACTAGCAAAAGGGATCTCAACATCATCTGGTtcataaaaacacatcaaaTCAATCCCATGATTGGATTGGCAAGGTCATTTCCTAACATGCCTTAAGCCCAATACATATTTCCTGCCAATCACAGCTCTGTTTTCActgcaaatgtttcgcaggagttgagcacatttcaaccaatgcaaatcatttgttgcgaatttgtgacataaAAACTTGTTCAGCGGAGTACGGGTTGGAGTCCCTGACATGAGACagacttgtgtccttaagcaagacacttaatcattgcttcatccttcggatgggacataaaggtGTTGGTCcggtgtgttgtgtaacgcatgtaaaaaaaCTCAGTCCCAatattcctggtttgattggcagcatgttgCACCACAacatcttgtaaaccattatggcactatgtaaaaggagttggtctcataattcaaacgtagtcccacataccttgtagGAAAAATAGTGCCAGgggcatcactgagtgacggatatgcacgctatataagaagccactgatATTATTAGGAAGTGAATCTGAAATCTTTGAAGATCTTACCCATCATATCATCTTGCTGCTCATCCTCTACATCACTCTCTCTCTCACTGCTGAGTCTGATGTTTGTCTGACCAGGTCCATCTCTCTTAGCTGCTATCTTGATAATACTATTCAATAATACCGCTAAATCAACCGACTCACGCTTCTGTAACTTCTCATTCTGTTTGTAAACGTCTTCCACTGTGCAGTATTGCTCCGCTAAATCAGGCTTCAGCTTCTTCTAAGAGACCAAAATAAAGACAACAATCATAAGGAAAGTGACAAccacaaattgttttaaaaggttTGGGTACTCTTGTTCGACACAAatgccacagatttacattaaacttacagtctTGGTTTGATTgtctgcatattgcaccacagcaccatggtgctatgtaaaaggagtaggtctcataattcaaattgaGTCCCacgtaccttgcaggaaaatactgtatgtaaaAGAGCCTTGAGCGTCCCTGAGTGATGGATAGGcatgctatataagaagccactataattattattattattattattattattattattattattattattaattatagcAACTCACGATATAAGCCTGCCTGTGTGTTTTTGCCATGACGTGTAGATAGATGCGTCTTCTGGATATATCTGATGTATCACATAGGCTGCATTCATAGGTGTCATCATTAGCGTCAGGTGATACCACCCGGGTCACAAAATCAAGACCTATCACAGTaatatcaaatcaaatcattaAGTATTTGCAATTTTACACTTTTGCATGAAAGCAAAGGGGTGTAAATATGTAATCTGCTGAAATTAACAAGGCCCAAGTACATCTGTTTCTTACCAATGATAGGTCTGTCTTTCTGGTTGTGGCACAATGGGACAAATCCTCCACGTCTTGAGCCATTCCTTTTAGACCTTTTCTTACAAGCACCAACACttcctgtttaaaaaaaatacaaatacatgtttatgcctttttttttcttctggctTTTATTTCACTGTTTGCTAAAAGTTTATACAAGTATTACAAAAACAGTATTTACACTTCAGGTCACACTTCATTTGCAAAACAATTGATAGTTTATGCACACAAGCAACATACATCTAAAGTAAAATGTCAGGTATTTTCACTTTCTGTGGCAATAGTACAATAAAACTTTGTATCCCCAAATAAGTGTAACAATTACTAAGAGTTTCATCAGCAgttcaaataaatttatctCTGTTCATTGATTATGAAATGAGTGCAAGCCACAGTTTACACTACCTTGGTTGCATGATGGGTCCTTGGTCTGCAGAttctacaaataaaacaaaatcagcaatATTTCAAATTGGAACATGATAAGACAACAATATTATATGTAACAAACTGCATGTTGTGGCCGAgctgttaagagcactggactcaaatgctggtgtttctgatcagcagagtgtgggtttgaatcccgatcGTTACACTTGTATcatttagcaagacacttaaccattgcttcgtccttcagatgggacttaaagccattggtcccatgtgttgtgtaacgcagcCAGTGCACTTAtagtaaagagaaggggtaattgccccggtgttcctggtttgcgccaaagcaccttgtaaaccactacATAGTGCTATAaaagaattaggtctcataattcaaacatagtcccacatatcttgcaggaaaatactgaatgttgaagcagcTTGAGcttcactgagtgatggatatgagtGTTATATATGAGGCCATTAATTATGAAATAATGTATGTATTAAATACCCGTTTATGTTTAGCTCCTTTAAGATGCATCTTAAGATTGAGAGGTCCACTGCACTCAACATCACATAACtgtcaagaaaacaacaaaatatcagTCATTGTGAAATATCAGTGATTTACTGaaattcaaaatattgaaattcaaaatacaaagacactgctctagaattgaaaaGGTCATGGGACACGCGAGTTCCAATCCCAACGAGTAGTATGCCattgattttttcttctttacagaactcgggaaagtactgagtaaacagtttTACACTGATAAGTGTAAgggtcaaaccaaaattaatattcttcatccccaatgcaaattcaACTTCTAAAGCATATAGCATGCCTGAGTGTTATATGCCTGTGGTTTTTTTAACAGGACTCTGAAAAGtattagtatacagtgctaacacacatcggtgtaagggtcaaaccaaaattaatattctttatcccgatgcaaattctaTGTATTCAAGCATAGAGTAGGCTAAGAAAGATTATTTCACCTTGCAATAGTGACATCCATTTTCCTGTGTTTTGTTTGGTGTATCACAGTTCCGATCACCACTAAGGATTACATCACCATTATTAGCCCCTTCTTCAGATCTCATTTCATTTGCCACTTTCTCACCAAGTGGCTCTCTATATACTGGATGTGTAACGATTGAACAAGTACTGTAGTATTGTGCGCTTGGTGCAGTAGGCTCACATACATTCTGCTGAGGTTCATTTTCTTGAGTACTTAATAGTAACTGTTGATTGTTTGGATGTAACGATGGTAGTTGTGGATGCGACAGTGATTGTTGTGCCCATACTGTTTGATGCATTGGTTGATGACATGTAGAATGGGTTGTAGGCTCTGGTTGCATATGATGTGTGTAATGAGTAGGTTGTGCCGTTATCTGAGTCATTACAGGTTGAGATCCGTCGTGTAATGAAGACATTCCTTGGTTTCTTAATGCTTCAGATGTAGTTACACCCATCGGTAATCTTTGATGAGTAGATGTCCAGCCTGGATAGTCTGACTGATTGTCTTTCCCTTCTGCTGTATTTCTCATCACAGCTGAAGACTCAGTCGGAAACAAGGAATCGTACATATCTATTGCTTGATGGGCTCCGGTCAGGTTTACATGATGTGGACCACTATAGGTTGGGTACTGCTGGCTTGGGGTAAGGTTTggattaggattaggattagGGTGATTGTCTGAGAGTCTTTGTTGGTATGAAGCTTCTGGTGCCATAGATGTTCTCTCGTGTTGCCAATATCTGTAAGCCTGTTGGTAACTCATGTTCAGCTCGTCTGCAAGTATGcaaaaagaaattgttaataaaaattaaaagcaCACGGATTTATTGATGATCATTAAGAATTAATGACAGAAATGACTCAATGTCCTATATCTTTAACGCCTCTACGGATTGTTATGCTGTATACTCGGTCTTTGACATTACTTGTTCTACCTTTTCAACTTTTAAAAGTACACTGTACTCCTATAGAACTGTAATATATAGTGGGTTtgttccgctacagtctcaatatatatagctgtagtgggttcattccgctacagtctcaatatatatagctgtagtgggttcgttccgctacagtctcaatatatatagctgtcgtgggttcgttccgctacagtctcaatatatatagctgtcgtgggttcgttccgctacagtctcaatatatatagctgtagtgggttcgttccgctacagtctcaatatatatagctgtagtgggttcgttccgctacagtctcaatatataaAGCTGTAGTGGGTTCattccgctacagtctcaatatatatagctgtcgtgggttcgttccgctacagtctcaatatatatagctgtcgtgggttcgttccgctacagtctcaatatatatagctgtagtgggttcgttccgctacagtctcaatatatatagctgtagtggGTTCATTCtgctacagtctcaatatatatagctgtagtgggttcattccgctacagtctcaatatatatagctgtagtgggttcgttccgctacagtctcaatatatatagctgtcgtgggttcgttccgctacagtctcaatatatatagctgtcgtgggttcgttccgctacagtctcaatatatatagctgtagtgggttcgttccgctacagtctcaatatatatagctgtagtgggttcgttccgctacagtctcaatatataaAGCTGTAGTGGGTTCattccgctacagtctcaatatatatagctgtcgtgggttcgttccgctacagtctcaatatatatagctgtcgtgggttcgttccgctacagtctcaatatatatagctgtagtgggttcgttccgctacagtctcaatatatatagctgtagtgggttcattccgctacagtctcaatatatatagctgtagtgggttcgttccgctacagtctcaatatatatagctgtagtgggttcattccgctacagtctcaatatatatagctgtagtgggttcgttccgctacagtctcaatatatatagctgtagtgggttcgttccgctacagtctcaatatatatagctgtagtggGATCGTTCCcctacagtctcaatatatatagctgtagtgggttcgttccgctacagtctcaatatatatagctgtagtgggttcgttccgctacagtctcaatatatatagctgtagtgggttcgttccgctacagtctcaatatatatagctgtagtgggttcgttccgctacagtctcaatatatatagctgtagtgggttcattccgctacagtctcaatatatatagctgtagtgggttcgttccgctacagtctcaatatatatagctgtagtgggttcgttccgctacagtctcaatatatatagctgtagtgggttcattccgctacagtctcaatatatatagctgtagtgggttcgttccgctacagtctcaatatatatagctgtagtgggatcgttccgctacagtctcaatatatatagctgtagtgggttcgttccgctacagtctcaatatatatagctgtagtgggatcgttccgctacagtctcaatatatatagctgtagtgggttcgttccgctacagtctcaatatatatagctgtagtgggttcgttctgctacagtctcaatatatatagctgtagtgggttcgttccgctacagtctcaatatatatagctgtagtgggttcgttccgctacagtctcaatatatatagctgtgTAGTGGGTTCattccgctacagtctcaatatatatagctgtagtgggttcgttccgctacagtctcaatatatatagctgtagtgggttcgttccgctacagtctcaatatatatagctgtagtgggttcgttccgctacagtctcaatatatatagctgtagtgggttcgttccgctacagtctcaatatatatagttgtagtgggttcgttccgctacagtctcaatatatatagctgtagtgggttcgttccgctacagtctcaatatatatagctgtcgtgggttcgttccgctacagtctcaatatatatagctgtcgtgggttcgttccgctacagtctcaatatatatagctgtagtgggttcgttccgctacagtctcaatatatatagctgtagtgggttcgttccgctacagtctcaatatatatagctgtagtg encodes the following:
- the LOC139949271 gene encoding uncharacterized protein, which encodes MRISQDNSDELNMSYQQAYRYWQHERTSMAPEASYQQRLSDNHPNPNPNPNLTPSQQYPTYSGPHHVNLTGAHQAIDMYDSLFPTESSAVMRNTAEGKDNQSDYPGWTSTHQRLPMGVTTSEALRNQGMSSLHDGSQPVMTQITAQPTHYTHHMQPEPTTHSTCHQPMHQTVWAQQSLSHPQLPSLHPNNQQLLLSTQENEPQQNVCEPTAPSAQYYSTCSIVTHPVYREPLGEKVANEMRSEEGANNGDVILSGDRNCDTPNKTQENGCHYCKLCDVECSGPLNLKMHLKGAKHKRNLQTKDPSCNQGSVGACKKRSKRNGSRRGGFVPLCHNQKDRPIIGLDFVTRVVSPDANDDTYECSLCDTSDISRRRIYLHVMAKTHRQAYIKKLKPDLAEQYCTVEDVYKQNEKLQKRESVDLAVLLNSIIKIAAKRDGPGQTNIRLSSERESDVEDEQQDDMMDDVEIPFASPPDSQTDEASSPDTPSMDDATPSQPSPQLTYQSKATFQPSKKSTDATPLPSQVFSFEVVAPNLQTSSSDVPSVLISKQPSMGVGQFQQDASISNDKQSTSMRHSNVSKTMPSTAFSQVSPMPLPTCLTNDQLRHYCSDVFIAQEHQRRFGDIMMPLSNYLRSSGSNIGISKVFSGGSRSGDTLLNTLSDPEVNSEEDAALATDLTRALSQATFKYRLKQKNFTGLEIQGKK